One window from the genome of Jeotgalibaca sp. MA1X17-3 encodes:
- the pstB gene encoding phosphate ABC transporter ATP-binding protein PstB: MSKKIIYRIQDFNLWYGETYALKNIDLDIPAHEVTAIIGPSGCGKSTFVKTLNRMVEFIPSVKMTGSITYQSQNIFAPTYQVEALRTDVGMVFQKPNPFPKSIYDNIAYGPRIHGMKDSSVLDEIVEKSLKRAALWEEVKDRLKENAWGLSGGQQQRLCIARSLAVEPKVLLMDEPTSALDPISTLKIEELIQTLKKEYSIIIVTHNMQQAARISDQTAFFLNGEIIEYDRTEKIFSNPTDKRTDDYISGRFG; the protein is encoded by the coding sequence ATGAGTAAAAAAATTATTTATCGCATACAAGATTTTAATTTATGGTATGGAGAAACATATGCTTTGAAGAATATTGATTTAGATATCCCTGCTCATGAAGTGACCGCCATTATCGGCCCTTCTGGTTGTGGAAAGTCTACTTTTGTCAAAACGTTGAACCGAATGGTTGAGTTTATTCCATCTGTAAAAATGACAGGAAGTATCACCTATCAATCTCAAAATATATTTGCACCGACCTATCAAGTAGAAGCACTACGAACAGATGTAGGAATGGTATTCCAAAAACCGAATCCTTTTCCAAAATCTATTTATGATAATATCGCATACGGACCTCGTATTCACGGAATGAAAGACTCTTCTGTTCTTGATGAAATAGTAGAAAAAAGTTTGAAAAGAGCAGCACTTTGGGAAGAAGTCAAAGATCGTTTAAAAGAAAATGCTTGGGGATTATCTGGTGGTCAACAACAAAGATTATGTATTGCTCGTAGTCTTGCCGTAGAACCAAAAGTTCTTTTGATGGATGAGCCAACTTCCGCATTGGATCCGATTTCTACATTAAAAATAGAAGAATTGATTCAAACATTAAAAAAAGAATATAGTATAATCATTGTTACTCATAACATGCAGCAAGCAGCCCGAATTTCTGATCAAACCGCATTTTTTTTAAATGGAGAAATAATAGAATATGATCGTACAGAAAAAATATTCTCGAATCCAACAGATAAAAGAACAGATGATTATATTTCAGGAAGGTTTGGTTAG
- the pstA gene encoding phosphate ABC transporter permease PstA: MNRSNESRARISRRILWNKIVEKIFFLATLFGIIVLAILLLRIFFQGKDYLRLDFLLNYASRKPELAGLKAAIAGTIWMMAMIIPVSLSVGVGTAIYLEEYAPKNKWTTFIEMNISNLAGVPSIVFGLLGLTVFVRILGMGRSVLAGGLTMSLLILPVIVVASQEAIRSIPAEQYEASYALGATKWQTIQTVVLPAAIPGILTGAILALSRSVGETAPLLMMGAMTFIAYLPENVFSSFTVIPIQIFNWAGRPQEDFQSVAAAGSIVLLVFLLIMNSAAIFIRNKFSKRYKGNK; this comes from the coding sequence ATGAATCGGTCTAATGAAAGTCGAGCAAGAATTTCAAGAAGGATTTTATGGAATAAAATTGTTGAAAAAATATTTTTCTTAGCAACTTTATTCGGAATTATTGTTTTAGCAATTTTACTTCTTCGAATATTTTTTCAAGGAAAAGATTATCTTCGTCTGGATTTTTTATTGAATTATGCCTCTAGAAAGCCAGAGTTAGCTGGACTAAAAGCTGCTATTGCAGGGACAATTTGGATGATGGCAATGATTATTCCTGTTTCATTGTCTGTTGGGGTGGGAACAGCAATCTATTTAGAAGAGTATGCTCCTAAAAATAAATGGACAACATTTATCGAAATGAACATTTCTAATCTTGCTGGTGTTCCTTCTATCGTTTTTGGATTACTAGGATTAACTGTTTTTGTACGTATCTTAGGCATGGGACGGAGTGTTCTAGCAGGAGGACTGACGATGAGTCTTTTGATTTTACCTGTGATTGTTGTAGCTTCTCAGGAAGCGATTCGGTCTATCCCGGCTGAGCAATATGAGGCTTCGTATGCATTAGGAGCTACGAAGTGGCAGACCATTCAAACGGTTGTTCTTCCTGCTGCGATACCTGGGATTTTAACAGGAGCTATTTTAGCTTTATCTCGTTCTGTAGGAGAAACGGCACCTTTGCTAATGATGGGTGCAATGACATTCATAGCCTACTTACCTGAGAATGTTTTTTCTAGTTTTACTGTTATTCCTATTCAGATTTTTAATTGGGCAGGAAGACCTCAGGAAGACTTTCAATCGGTTGCAGCAGCAGGGAGTATTGTTTTACTAGTTTTCTTGTTAATTATGAATTCTGCAGCAATTTTTATTCGAAATAAATTTTCAAAACGATACAAAGGTAATAAGTAG
- the pstC gene encoding phosphate ABC transporter permease subunit PstC, whose amino-acid sequence MLKNNKREKKNFSMVFHHFLEKIMPTLFRMTALVSVLATFGILFTLLTETFHFFEQVSFIEFLTGRDWYPFFADDPSYGIWPLLSGTFLITVIAMSVSVPIGLASAIYLSEYAPERVRKIIKPSLEVLAGVPTIVYGLFALTFVTPVLKSFLPSLPIFNALSPGIVVGIMIIPQITSLSEEAMGAVPQEIRDGALALGATRLEVTLKVVFPAALSGIISSILLGVSRAIGETMIVSTAAGSTPILGFNPAQSIQTMTSYMVQVSMGDATYGSITYYSIYAVGITLFLFTLLMNVLAKWVSNRFKEEY is encoded by the coding sequence ATGTTAAAAAATAATAAAAGAGAAAAGAAAAACTTTTCCATGGTTTTTCACCATTTTTTAGAAAAAATAATGCCAACTCTCTTTCGAATGACTGCTCTTGTTTCCGTTCTTGCTACATTTGGTATTCTATTTACCTTATTGACCGAGACTTTTCATTTTTTTGAACAAGTTTCATTTATTGAGTTTTTAACTGGTAGAGATTGGTATCCTTTTTTTGCTGATGATCCTAGTTACGGAATTTGGCCTCTACTCAGTGGTACTTTTTTAATTACCGTCATTGCCATGTCTGTTTCTGTTCCAATTGGACTAGCTTCGGCTATTTATTTAAGTGAATATGCACCTGAACGAGTGCGGAAAATAATAAAACCTAGTTTAGAAGTTCTAGCAGGGGTTCCTACTATTGTTTATGGATTATTTGCACTTACATTTGTAACACCTGTTCTAAAAAGCTTCCTACCATCTTTACCAATTTTTAATGCATTAAGTCCAGGAATTGTGGTTGGTATTATGATCATCCCACAAATTACTTCTCTTTCTGAAGAAGCGATGGGGGCAGTTCCTCAAGAAATTCGAGATGGAGCGCTAGCTTTGGGAGCAACTAGATTAGAGGTTACATTGAAAGTAGTTTTCCCAGCAGCATTATCTGGGATCATTTCTTCGATATTATTAGGGGTTTCTCGAGCAATTGGAGAAACAATGATTGTTTCTACCGCGGCAGGATCTACTCCTATATTAGGGTTTAATCCAGCTCAATCCATTCAAACGATGACTTCTTATATGGTTCAAGTTAGTATGGGCGACGCTACATATGGTTCGATTACTTATTATAGTATCTATGCTGTAGGGATTACTCTTTTTCTATTCACTCTTTTGATGAATGTACTTGCTAAATGGGTGTCTAATCGATTTAAGGAGGAGTATTGA
- a CDS encoding PstS family phosphate ABC transporter substrate-binding protein codes for MNREKLSKVMFALSVGATLAACSTGEAQSTNESSGSRMNSVENQEVLVDGSSTVFPIMEAVAEEFTIANPDLRVTIGVSGTGGGFEKFISGETDINNASRPIKEEEEQLLTQAGIEYTEFKIALDGLSVVVNAENDWVDQMSIEELALIWGEGTGVETWADVRDGWPETPIELFSPGTDSGTYDYFDEVILDGEQINKKAALSEDDNVLVQGVAGSKSAMGYFGYAYYLENKDKVNIVPIINGNGEAVKPNDETVQDGSYEPLSRPLFLYINNKSISENDTVYQFMTYAIEQAADMSTEVGYVGLPSEEYEATLEELENLR; via the coding sequence ATGAATAGAGAAAAACTTTCGAAAGTAATGTTCGCTTTATCAGTAGGTGCCACACTAGCTGCATGTTCAACAGGAGAAGCTCAATCAACAAATGAATCATCAGGATCAAGAATGAACTCAGTAGAAAATCAAGAAGTGCTGGTGGATGGTTCTTCTACGGTTTTCCCTATTATGGAGGCAGTAGCAGAAGAGTTTACGATTGCCAATCCTGACCTTCGTGTAACGATAGGTGTATCAGGAACAGGTGGCGGATTCGAAAAGTTTATTTCGGGTGAAACAGATATAAATAATGCATCTAGACCTATAAAAGAGGAAGAAGAACAATTACTAACCCAAGCTGGAATTGAATATACAGAATTTAAAATCGCTTTAGATGGACTTTCAGTTGTAGTGAATGCAGAAAACGATTGGGTAGATCAAATGAGTATTGAAGAGTTAGCCCTAATTTGGGGAGAAGGAACAGGTGTTGAAACGTGGGCTGATGTCCGTGATGGATGGCCTGAAACGCCTATTGAACTGTTTAGCCCTGGGACAGATTCTGGTACATATGACTATTTTGATGAAGTTATATTGGATGGTGAGCAAATCAATAAGAAAGCTGCTTTATCTGAAGATGATAATGTTTTAGTTCAAGGAGTAGCAGGCTCTAAGTCAGCCATGGGGTACTTTGGATATGCCTATTATTTAGAAAATAAAGATAAAGTTAATATTGTTCCTATTATAAATGGAAATGGAGAAGCGGTTAAACCAAATGATGAAACGGTCCAGGATGGAAGTTATGAGCCACTGTCTCGTCCTTTGTTTCTTTATATAAATAACAAGTCCATTTCAGAAAATGACACTGTTTATCAATTTATGACCTATGCAATAGAACAAGCCGCAGATATGTCTACAGAAGTCGGTTATGTGGGACTTCCTTCAGAAGAGTATGAAGCTACTTTAGAAGAATTAGAAAATCTTAGATAG
- the pnpS gene encoding two-component system histidine kinase PnpS produces MKQLQFRMFGIFFSIFVVFTIVFGVFLDRVLEEYTRDNQLSFLTESANVLAESLHSPASNKSTITNYLENMEQHIDDRITYVELDGNVIYDSQRDPEDLENHFLREEIVEVMAGAPSGSSIRISDSTQQELYYVAVPVVGENNELIAIVRLSRPLSEIGISNQIVQSLYYFIFIAILASFVLTYLLTRKVAKPIEDVMDVAHELSNQNYQARYSRKGSGDLQELGNTMNDLAENLENQTQELIQNDERLRKLINHLVIGVMLLNEQKEVTMVNEAMEKILHLPKEKIVGKTYLEAISSYGMSHLIERVYQTKKSENDEIYFYHPQEQVVDANIVPIVSRTPDETDLIVLLYDITEIRRLEKVRSDFVANVSHELRTPITALKGFSETLLDGAMEDKETLEQFLGIILKESFRLELLVNDILELSRLEQRQVPMNLEPVNLSNLVRETLALIQQPAKEKKMNVQFDGEEVLVVADPNRIKQILSNLINNALVYTPEEGTIQIFVDRKGKQAVLTITDNGIGISEEEINRVFERFYRIDKGRSRNSGGTGLGLSIVKYLIENMNGSITVKSKLGLGTTFTVKIPLA; encoded by the coding sequence ATGAAGCAACTACAGTTTCGGATGTTTGGAATATTTTTCTCGATTTTTGTGGTATTTACAATCGTATTTGGTGTCTTTTTAGATCGAGTCTTGGAAGAGTATACACGTGATAACCAGTTGTCTTTTCTAACAGAAAGTGCAAATGTTTTAGCGGAATCTCTCCATTCCCCAGCTTCTAATAAAAGTACGATTACAAATTATTTAGAAAATATGGAACAACATATAGATGATCGGATTACCTATGTTGAGTTAGACGGGAATGTAATCTATGATTCACAACGTGATCCCGAAGACCTAGAAAATCATTTCTTACGAGAAGAAATAGTCGAAGTGATGGCAGGTGCCCCTTCAGGTAGCTCCATTCGAATAAGTGACAGTACTCAACAAGAGTTGTATTACGTAGCCGTTCCCGTAGTTGGAGAAAATAATGAATTGATAGCCATTGTTCGATTATCTCGTCCTTTAAGTGAAATTGGAATTAGCAATCAAATTGTCCAATCTCTTTATTATTTTATTTTTATTGCAATTTTGGCGTCCTTTGTTTTGACGTACTTGTTAACTCGAAAAGTTGCCAAACCGATTGAAGATGTTATGGATGTTGCTCATGAACTTTCTAACCAGAACTATCAAGCACGATACAGTAGAAAGGGTTCAGGGGACCTTCAGGAACTTGGGAATACAATGAATGACCTAGCAGAAAATTTGGAGAATCAAACGCAAGAGCTTATTCAAAATGATGAGAGATTAAGAAAGCTCATTAATCATTTAGTTATTGGGGTCATGCTTTTAAATGAACAGAAAGAAGTAACAATGGTAAACGAAGCGATGGAGAAAATTCTTCATCTTCCAAAAGAAAAAATAGTAGGGAAAACGTATTTAGAAGCAATTAGTAGTTATGGAATGAGTCATCTAATTGAAAGAGTATATCAAACTAAAAAATCTGAAAATGATGAAATTTATTTTTATCATCCACAAGAGCAAGTTGTCGATGCTAATATTGTTCCAATTGTATCGCGAACGCCAGACGAGACGGACTTAATCGTACTTTTATATGATATCACTGAAATTCGACGATTAGAAAAGGTGCGATCGGACTTTGTTGCAAACGTTTCTCATGAATTACGAACACCTATTACTGCTTTAAAAGGATTTTCGGAAACTTTGTTAGATGGTGCGATGGAAGATAAAGAAACGTTAGAACAATTTCTAGGTATTATTTTAAAAGAAAGCTTTCGTTTAGAATTACTTGTCAATGATATTCTAGAACTTTCTCGGTTAGAACAACGCCAAGTTCCAATGAATCTGGAGCCTGTAAATCTTTCTAATTTGGTAAGAGAGACTCTTGCATTGATACAGCAGCCCGCAAAAGAAAAGAAAATGAATGTGCAGTTTGATGGTGAAGAAGTACTTGTAGTAGCAGATCCCAATCGTATCAAACAGATTTTATCAAATTTAATTAATAATGCTTTAGTTTATACACCAGAAGAAGGAACGATCCAAATTTTTGTTGATCGAAAAGGAAAGCAAGCAGTCCTTACGATTACAGATAATGGCATTGGGATTTCAGAAGAAGAAATCAATCGAGTCTTTGAAAGGTTCTATCGAATTGATAAAGGACGCAGTAGAAATTCTGGTGGAACTGGACTAGGATTATCGATCGTGAAATATTTGATAGAAAATATGAATGGCAGTATTACTGTAAAAAGTAAGTTAGGGTTAGGAACGACATTTACAGTAAAAATCCCCCTAGCTTAA
- a CDS encoding response regulator transcription factor: MKKVLVVDDEESILTLLTFNLKKEGYEVTNTMDGKEGYELALQNDYDFIILDLMLPSMNGMDICQSLRREKIDTPILMLTAKDDELEKIIGLELGADDYMTKPFSPREVLARMKAILRRMKLSQDKHSEREIEEDGKDTQSLDKKIVAGDLLIFPDRYEVYLKQSKLELTPKEFELLVYMIKRTNRILSREQLLNAIWNFDYAGETRIVDVHISHLREKLEEDTKNPRYIKTVRGFGYKFEVSKE; the protein is encoded by the coding sequence ATGAAAAAAGTACTCGTTGTGGATGATGAAGAATCAATTTTAACCTTATTAACCTTTAACTTGAAAAAGGAAGGCTATGAGGTTACGAATACAATGGATGGAAAAGAAGGGTATGAATTAGCGCTTCAAAATGATTATGATTTTATTATTTTAGATTTAATGTTGCCTTCCATGAATGGAATGGATATTTGTCAAAGCTTACGACGAGAAAAAATTGATACACCCATTCTGATGCTCACAGCAAAAGATGATGAATTAGAAAAGATAATTGGGTTAGAGCTAGGTGCAGATGATTATATGACAAAGCCATTTAGCCCGAGAGAAGTTCTAGCACGGATGAAAGCTATTCTTCGAAGAATGAAACTTTCACAGGACAAGCACTCTGAAAGGGAGATAGAAGAAGACGGCAAGGATACACAATCCTTAGATAAAAAAATAGTAGCGGGAGACTTGCTTATTTTTCCTGATCGTTACGAAGTTTATTTGAAGCAAAGTAAATTAGAACTAACCCCTAAAGAATTTGAATTACTAGTATATATGATCAAGCGTACGAATCGAATCTTGAGTCGAGAACAATTATTAAATGCCATTTGGAACTTTGACTATGCAGGTGAGACAAGAATTGTTGATGTTCATATTAGCCATTTACGAGAGAAATTAGAAGAAGATACTAAAAACCCTAGATATATTAAAACGGTAAGAGGATTTGGCTATAAATTTGAGGTTTCAAAAGAATGA
- a CDS encoding IS3 family transposase, with amino-acid sequence MSKKIYTEQEIEILERNLNIKSVSSKSITYSSAFKIKAIEQSKTGMTSTVIFEEAGLPASLIGEGKAHQSLGRWKKSMAKQGQDGFLQETRGKGPGPIGSQGVSLEDKLAKANARIAYLEGNLTLVKKLELHERSVKNGTKAVLKTNERYTLINHIIREYQLKNMVKHLCEIAEVSRSGYYYWLKTEVNRMEKYENDWADYKLLYHVFLDKKKCGIEEIKMTLENEYNLVMNHKKIRRILRMNGIISPIRKAKPYRKIMKATQEHKTKKNLVNRHFDCGTPYKVLLTDITYLPYGNGQTAYLSAVKDGATGEIVAHHFSTSLKMGLVYQTLEKLPKVIQQDILETERYFHSDQGVHYTHPTFQKKVEEMGLTQSMSRRGNCWDNAPMESFFGHMKDIVLSEKQETLQDLWYAVEEYIEFYNHRRYQKN; translated from the coding sequence ATGAGCAAAAAAATATATACGGAACAAGAAATTGAAATACTGGAGAGAAATCTAAATATAAAAAGTGTTTCTTCTAAAAGTATTACCTACTCATCAGCATTCAAAATCAAAGCCATAGAACAAAGTAAAACGGGCATGACCTCAACGGTCATTTTTGAAGAGGCGGGGCTTCCAGCATCGCTAATCGGGGAGGGAAAGGCTCATCAGTCGTTGGGACGTTGGAAGAAAAGCATGGCGAAGCAAGGTCAGGATGGCTTTCTTCAAGAGACGCGTGGTAAGGGGCCGGGGCCAATCGGGAGCCAAGGGGTATCCCTGGAAGATAAATTAGCAAAAGCTAACGCTCGCATCGCCTATCTTGAAGGAAACCTCACACTAGTAAAAAAATTAGAGCTTCACGAAAGGAGCGTGAAAAACGGGACAAAGGCCGTCCTAAAGACCAATGAGCGGTATACACTGATCAATCACATCATTCGTGAGTATCAACTCAAAAACATGGTGAAACATCTTTGCGAAATTGCCGAAGTCAGTCGGAGTGGATATTACTATTGGCTAAAAACTGAAGTAAATCGCATGGAGAAGTACGAAAACGATTGGGCTGACTACAAACTACTTTATCACGTATTTCTTGATAAGAAAAAATGCGGAATCGAAGAGATTAAAATGACTCTGGAAAATGAGTATAACCTGGTAATGAATCACAAGAAAATCCGGAGGATTCTACGCATGAACGGCATTATTTCTCCAATCAGAAAAGCAAAACCTTACCGAAAAATCATGAAAGCTACGCAGGAGCACAAAACCAAGAAAAACTTGGTGAATCGGCATTTTGACTGCGGAACTCCATATAAAGTGCTCCTGACAGATATCACCTATCTTCCATACGGGAACGGTCAAACAGCCTATCTTTCCGCTGTCAAAGACGGTGCAACGGGAGAAATCGTTGCCCATCACTTTTCTACAAGCTTGAAAATGGGGTTGGTATATCAGACGTTGGAAAAACTGCCCAAAGTGATCCAACAAGATATTCTAGAAACAGAACGATACTTTCACTCGGACCAAGGTGTCCATTATACACACCCAACCTTTCAGAAAAAGGTTGAAGAAATGGGCTTGACGCAGTCCATGTCCCGGAGGGGCAACTGCTGGGATAACGCTCCTATGGAATCCTTTTTTGGTCATATGAAGGATATCGTCCTATCTGAAAAACAAGAGACACTTCAGGACCTGTGGTATGCCGTAGAAGAATATATTGAATTTTACAATCATCGCCGCTACCAAAAAAATTAA
- the ftsX gene encoding permease-like cell division protein FtsX, whose product MKPRTIGRHIRDAFKSLLRNGWMTVAAISAVGMTLMLVGSFVAILFNVNKIASDVENDVSVRVYVDLAAEQDDKDDLKEKLEKISNVESITYSTRDEELTKLIGSYGEEFDLFGDDNNPLYDVFILSTEVPEQTGKVAEEAGNNDYVAKVEYGGATAEKLFDTIATLRTVGIVIIVGLLLIAVFLISNTIRITIISRSTEIEIMRLVGAKNSYIRWPFLIEGSVIGFVGGLIPTVVLFFLYRFLFDLGAKYLLGSNFALLSANPFIYYLGLGMIGMGVVLGSIGSVFSMSRFLKV is encoded by the coding sequence ATGAAGCCTAGAACAATTGGAAGACATATTCGTGATGCTTTCAAAAGCCTTTTACGAAATGGTTGGATGACGGTAGCGGCCATTAGTGCTGTAGGGATGACCTTAATGCTTGTTGGCTCGTTTGTAGCGATTCTTTTTAACGTAAATAAAATAGCTAGTGATGTCGAAAACGATGTAAGTGTTCGTGTATATGTCGATTTGGCTGCTGAACAAGATGATAAAGATGATTTAAAAGAAAAATTAGAGAAAATTTCCAATGTTGAATCGATTACCTATTCAACTCGTGATGAAGAATTAACAAAATTAATCGGAAGTTACGGAGAAGAATTTGATTTATTCGGCGATGACAATAACCCTTTATATGACGTTTTTATTCTTAGTACCGAAGTTCCTGAGCAAACTGGAAAAGTAGCAGAGGAAGCTGGAAACAATGATTATGTTGCTAAGGTAGAGTATGGTGGTGCTACAGCTGAGAAGTTATTTGATACCATCGCAACTCTTCGAACGGTCGGAATTGTCATTATAGTTGGCCTTTTACTAATTGCAGTCTTCTTGATTTCTAATACGATCCGGATAACTATTATCTCTCGTAGTACTGAAATTGAAATTATGCGTTTAGTTGGGGCGAAAAATAGTTATATCCGTTGGCCTTTCTTAATTGAAGGATCTGTGATCGGATTTGTAGGTGGATTGATTCCAACGGTTGTTCTGTTCTTCTTGTATCGCTTCTTGTTTGACTTAGGAGCAAAATACTTGTTAGGATCAAACTTTGCCTTGTTATCAGCTAATCCATTCATATACTATTTGGGATTAGGAATGATTGGAATGGGTGTCGTACTTGGTTCAATCGGATCTGTTTTCTCCATGTCACGTTTCTTGAAAGTATAA
- the ftsE gene encoding cell division ATP-binding protein FtsE, translated as MIEMKNVSKKYPNGITAVNNLSVKIEQGEFVYIVGPSGAGKSTFIKLMYREVKPTSGTVNIGKFDLAKMKEREVPLLRRFVGVVFQDFKLLPRLTVFENIAYAMEVVEKSPSQIDKRVTEVLELVNLKHKARMFPNELSGGEQQRIAIARAIVNMPGILIADEPTGNLDPDTSMDIMRILEEINGQGTTILMATHNSQIVNDIKHRVLAVENGQIVRDQQEGDYGYEA; from the coding sequence ATGATTGAGATGAAAAATGTCTCGAAGAAATATCCAAATGGTATAACTGCTGTGAACAATTTAAGTGTTAAGATTGAGCAAGGTGAGTTCGTTTATATAGTAGGTCCAAGTGGAGCAGGAAAATCAACCTTTATTAAATTAATGTATCGAGAAGTAAAACCAACAAGTGGTACGGTAAATATTGGGAAATTTGATTTAGCGAAGATGAAAGAACGAGAGGTTCCTTTATTACGTCGTTTTGTAGGAGTTGTATTCCAAGATTTTAAATTACTTCCTAGACTAACCGTTTTTGAAAATATTGCTTATGCAATGGAAGTTGTAGAAAAAAGTCCTAGTCAAATAGATAAACGAGTAACTGAAGTTTTAGAGTTAGTAAACTTGAAACATAAAGCTCGTATGTTCCCGAACGAACTATCTGGAGGAGAACAACAACGAATTGCAATTGCACGTGCGATTGTCAATATGCCTGGTATTCTGATTGCAGATGAGCCAACCGGGAACTTAGACCCAGATACATCCATGGATATTATGCGTATTTTGGAAGAAATTAATGGGCAAGGCACGACCATTCTAATGGCGACTCATAATAGCCAAATTGTTAATGATATCAAGCATCGTGTATTGGCTGTTGAAAACGGTCAGATCGTGCGGGACCAACAGGAAGGGGATTACGGATATGAAGCCTAG
- the prfB gene encoding peptide chain release factor 2 (programmed frameshift) yields MELSEVKSFLEESREKINSFGRSLDLEALEANIAEHEDRMQDPSFWEDSNAAQEIINEANQLKTVYETFQKLAEMQDDLEVTYELTKEEPDAGFEEDLFEQTEEYRETLEAYELTMLLDGPHDQNNAILEIHSGAGGTESQDWASMLFRMYTRWAEQKGFTVETLDYQAGDEAGIKSVTILIKGLNAYGYLHAERGVHRLVRISPFDSAGRRHTSFCSIDVMPEFSADNADIEVDADDIRVDTYRASGAGGQHVNKTSSAIRITHIPTGIAVQSQAQRSQFQNRDTAMGMLKAKLFQLQEEEREKELAAIRGEQKEIGWGSQIRSYVFHPYSMVKDHRTNHETGNVQAVMDGDLDGFIDAYLKKNIDIVD; encoded by the exons ATGGAATTAAGTGAAGTGAAATCTTTTTTAGAGGAATCGCGAGAAAAAATAAATAGCTTTGGGAGGTCTCTT GACTTAGAGGCTCTAGAAGCAAATATCGCAGAACATGAAGATCGTATGCAGGATCCTTCTTTTTGGGAAGATTCAAATGCGGCACAAGAAATCATTAATGAAGCAAACCAACTAAAAACAGTCTATGAAACCTTCCAAAAACTAGCAGAAATGCAAGATGATTTAGAAGTTACCTATGAATTGACAAAGGAAGAACCAGATGCTGGTTTTGAAGAGGATCTTTTTGAACAGACGGAAGAATACCGAGAAACATTGGAAGCCTATGAACTGACGATGCTTTTGGATGGACCACATGACCAAAATAATGCAATCTTGGAAATTCATTCTGGTGCAGGTGGAACGGAGTCTCAAGATTGGGCAAGCATGCTGTTCCGAATGTATACACGTTGGGCGGAACAAAAAGGATTTACTGTAGAAACGTTAGATTATCAAGCTGGAGATGAAGCCGGAATCAAAAGTGTCACTATTTTGATAAAAGGTCTAAATGCTTACGGGTATCTGCATGCCGAACGTGGTGTGCATCGTTTGGTACGTATTTCACCATTTGATTCTGCAGGAAGAAGACATACTTCATTTTGTTCTATTGATGTAATGCCTGAATTTTCGGCAGACAATGCAGATATTGAAGTAGATGCAGATGATATTCGAGTAGATACGTATCGTGCAAGTGGTGCGGGTGGACAGCACGTTAATAAAACGTCTTCTGCCATTCGAATTACCCATATTCCTACTGGGATTGCCGTTCAGAGTCAAGCACAACGTTCACAATTTCAAAATAGAGATACCGCAATGGGAATGTTGAAGGCGAAACTCTTCCAATTACAAGAAGAGGAAAGAGAAAAAGAATTGGCTGCCATTCGGGGAGAACAAAAGGAAATTGGCTGGGGTTCTCAAATTAGATCCTACGTCTTCCATCCCTACTCGATGGTAAAAGATCACCGTACGAACCATGAAACCGGAAATGTACAAGCAGTTATGGATGGCGACTTAGATGGTTTTATTGATGCCTACCTCAAAAAGAATATCGATATAGTAGATTAA